One stretch of Comamonas testosteroni DNA includes these proteins:
- a CDS encoding esterase-like activity of phytase family protein — MNNPRQLRLWGLALICASLAACTTAPFAPSRICSTPQARPWSLLGEIRWPHDQLFAGTTVGGLSSIDYDAGSNLYYLVSDDRSTHGPARFYTARIEYDAGGLHRVTMQSAQPLLSPTGRPYPSGRQPGPGIATPDAEALRLLPGGQSLLWSSEGDFARGFGPQLLQSGTDGRWQREWPLPPGLRLPASKSEGPRSNFTLEGLALSQDGRTLWLAMEAALRQDGPLPAAGQAGGPVRITAYDMDTQQPVRQMAYLPDALPTGLWLQHRAINGISDVLADGPEHLLVLERSFAPPLRFGARIYRISTHADASSDTLGQTRLVPGSYRPADKELLLDLADAGLRSVDNLEGMSWGPRLPDGRRVLLLVSDNNFNPAEVTQFVALSEERDRCGAGL; from the coding sequence GTGAACAATCCACGACAGCTCCGGCTTTGGGGCCTCGCGCTGATCTGCGCCAGCCTCGCTGCCTGCACGACGGCGCCGTTCGCACCCAGCCGCATCTGCAGCACGCCCCAGGCCCGCCCCTGGTCGCTGCTGGGGGAGATCCGCTGGCCACATGACCAGCTGTTTGCCGGCACTACCGTGGGCGGGCTGTCCTCGATCGACTACGACGCGGGCAGCAATCTGTACTACCTGGTCAGCGACGACCGCTCCACCCACGGGCCGGCGCGCTTTTACACGGCGCGCATCGAGTACGACGCCGGCGGCCTGCATCGGGTCACCATGCAGAGTGCCCAGCCGCTGCTCAGCCCCACAGGACGCCCTTACCCCAGCGGCCGCCAGCCTGGGCCCGGCATCGCGACCCCCGACGCAGAGGCACTGCGGCTTCTGCCTGGAGGGCAGTCTCTGCTGTGGAGCAGCGAGGGCGACTTTGCGCGCGGCTTCGGCCCGCAACTGCTGCAATCAGGCACGGACGGGCGCTGGCAACGCGAATGGCCGCTGCCACCCGGGCTGCGCCTGCCGGCCAGCAAGTCCGAGGGGCCGCGCAGCAACTTCACGCTCGAAGGTCTGGCGCTGAGCCAGGATGGCCGCACCCTCTGGCTGGCCATGGAGGCGGCGCTCAGGCAAGACGGGCCCCTGCCCGCAGCAGGGCAAGCGGGCGGCCCGGTGCGAATCACCGCCTATGACATGGACACGCAGCAGCCCGTGCGCCAGATGGCCTATCTGCCCGACGCCCTGCCCACCGGCCTGTGGCTGCAGCACCGTGCCATCAACGGCATCAGCGATGTACTGGCCGACGGCCCCGAGCACCTGCTGGTGCTGGAGCGCTCCTTTGCGCCACCGCTGCGCTTTGGTGCACGCATCTACCGCATCAGCACCCATGCCGATGCAAGCAGCGATACGCTGGGCCAGACTCGACTCGTGCCGGGCAGCTACCGCCCCGCAGACAAGGAATTGCTGCTGGACCTGGCCGACGCCGGCCTGCGATCCGTGGACAACCTGGAGGGAATGAGCTGGGGGCCGCGGCTGCCCGATGGCCGACGCGTGCTGCTGCTGGTCAGCGACAACAACTTCAACCCCGCCGAAGTCACCCAGTTCGTCGCATTGAGCGAGGAGCGCGACCGCTGCGGCGCAGGTTTATAG
- the aqpZ gene encoding aquaporin Z, whose product MASNVKKWSAEFLGTFWLTFGGCGSAVLAAAFPEVGIGLLGVSFAFGLTVLTGAYAFGPVSGGHFNPAVSVGLAVAGRFRFAELPGYIIAQVLGAIAAAAVLYFIASGKAGAQVADLATNGYGEHSPGKFNMAAALVTEGVLTAVFLLVILGSTTKKAAVGFAGMSIGLCLTLIHLISIPVTNTSVNPARSTGPALFGPAIALEQLWLFWLAPIVGAIIGAVIHKALLGDED is encoded by the coding sequence ATGGCATCCAATGTCAAAAAATGGTCGGCAGAGTTTCTGGGTACTTTCTGGTTGACCTTTGGCGGCTGCGGCAGCGCGGTGCTGGCAGCGGCCTTTCCCGAAGTGGGCATCGGCCTGCTGGGCGTGTCCTTTGCCTTCGGCCTGACGGTGCTGACGGGCGCCTATGCCTTCGGCCCGGTCTCCGGCGGCCACTTCAATCCTGCGGTGTCCGTCGGACTGGCGGTGGCGGGGCGCTTTCGCTTTGCCGAGCTGCCCGGCTACATCATTGCCCAGGTTCTCGGGGCCATCGCGGCGGCAGCCGTGCTGTACTTCATTGCCAGCGGCAAGGCCGGTGCCCAGGTGGCCGATCTGGCCACCAATGGCTATGGCGAGCACTCGCCGGGCAAGTTCAACATGGCGGCGGCGCTGGTGACCGAGGGGGTGCTGACCGCCGTGTTTCTGCTGGTGATCCTGGGCTCCACCACCAAGAAAGCCGCCGTGGGCTTTGCGGGCATGAGCATCGGTCTGTGCCTGACGCTGATCCATCTGATCTCCATCCCCGTGACCAATACCTCGGTCAACCCCGCCCGCAGCACCGGCCCGGCGCTGTTTGGGCCGGCCATCGCGCTGGAGCAGCTGTGGCTGTTCTGGCTGGCCCCCATCGTGGGTGCCATCATCGGCGCCGTGATCCACAAGGCGCTGCTGGGTGACGAAGACTGA
- the glpK gene encoding glycerol kinase GlpK: protein MTTYLLALDQGTSSSRSIVFDTQGRIVASAQLELPQIYPQPGWVEHDPREIWRTQLSTAKEALAKAGLKAGDIRSVGITNQRETTIVWNRKTGAPIHHGIVWQDRRAEPTCVQLREAGHSDAILQKTGLRIDAYFSGTKLKWLLDNVPGARAAAQAGELAFGTVDCWLIWQLTGGKRHVTDVSNASRTMLFNVHSNQWDADLLALLDIPACLMPEVLPSAADFGQTADEVLGGSINIGGVAGDQQSALFGQACFDAGMAKNTYGTGCFMLMHTGSSFQTSSNGLLTTSAAQASSQPQFALEGSVFVGGAVVQWLRDGLQAIEHSGQVQQLAESVPDSGGVMLVPAFTGLGAPYWKPDARGTITGLTRGTTMAHIARAALESIAYQSAALLGAMSRDAVATGGTPVSELRVDGGACVNNLLMQFQADLLGIPVVRPACVETTALGAAYLAGLSSGVYQSTEELSALWKAERRFLPTLGKDRADELMQRWEQAVRQTTAQ, encoded by the coding sequence ATGACAACCTATCTGCTCGCCCTGGACCAGGGCACCTCCAGTTCCCGCTCCATCGTCTTCGACACGCAAGGCCGCATCGTTGCCTCGGCCCAGCTGGAGCTGCCGCAGATCTATCCACAGCCGGGCTGGGTGGAGCATGACCCGCGCGAGATCTGGCGCACCCAGCTGAGCACCGCCAAGGAGGCGCTGGCCAAGGCGGGCCTCAAGGCTGGCGATATTCGCTCGGTAGGCATTACCAACCAGCGCGAGACCACCATCGTCTGGAACCGCAAGACCGGCGCCCCCATTCACCATGGCATCGTCTGGCAGGACCGCCGCGCCGAACCCACCTGCGTGCAGCTGCGCGAAGCCGGTCACAGCGACGCCATTTTGCAGAAAACCGGTCTGCGCATCGATGCCTATTTTTCAGGCACCAAGCTCAAATGGCTGCTGGACAACGTGCCCGGCGCACGCGCCGCAGCACAGGCCGGCGAGCTGGCCTTCGGCACGGTGGATTGCTGGCTGATCTGGCAGCTGACGGGCGGCAAGCGCCATGTCACCGATGTGAGCAATGCCAGCCGCACCATGCTGTTCAATGTGCACAGCAACCAATGGGATGCCGATCTGCTGGCCCTGCTCGATATCCCTGCGTGCCTGATGCCCGAGGTCCTTCCCTCGGCCGCCGACTTCGGCCAGACGGCCGACGAAGTGCTGGGCGGCTCCATCAATATCGGCGGCGTGGCCGGCGATCAGCAAAGCGCGCTGTTCGGCCAGGCCTGCTTCGACGCGGGCATGGCCAAGAACACCTACGGCACGGGCTGCTTCATGCTCATGCATACGGGCAGCAGCTTCCAGACTTCGAGCAACGGCCTGCTGACCACCTCGGCCGCCCAGGCAAGCAGCCAGCCCCAGTTTGCGCTGGAAGGCAGCGTCTTCGTCGGCGGTGCCGTGGTGCAGTGGCTGCGCGACGGCCTGCAGGCCATCGAACACAGCGGCCAGGTCCAGCAACTGGCCGAAAGCGTGCCCGACAGCGGCGGCGTGATGCTGGTGCCGGCCTTTACCGGCCTGGGCGCCCCCTACTGGAAGCCCGATGCGCGCGGCACCATCACCGGTCTGACGCGCGGCACGACGATGGCCCATATCGCCCGTGCGGCCCTGGAATCCATTGCCTACCAGAGTGCAGCCCTGCTCGGCGCCATGAGCCGCGACGCCGTGGCCACGGGCGGCACGCCGGTCAGCGAGCTGCGCGTGGACGGCGGTGCCTGCGTCAACAATCTGCTGATGCAGTTCCAGGCCGATCTGCTGGGCATTCCCGTGGTGCGCCCGGCCTGCGTGGAAACCACGGCTCTGGGTGCAGCCTATCTGGCCGGCCTGTCCAGCGGCGTCTATCAGAGCACCGAGGAGCTGTCGGCCTTGTGGAAGGCCGAGCGCCGCTTCCTGCCCACGCTGGGCAAGGACCGCGCCGACGAGCTGATGCAGCGCTGGGAACAGGCCGTGCGCCAGACCACGGCACAGTAA